taagtaaatatatatttactcgATTTTTCAAAACACTTTCTATGCTTTTAAGAGAAACATTTGTGTTTTATGTGTTGAATAAATTGCATATTACTGaattattataattatcaaaacatatattattatttttatttaacattAAAATTTTCGCTTGTGTTATAATATTTCAAAGAAATATCTATAAACAATTCCACAACTTCATTGTTTGGAgctcaaaaaatattttaatatctctagaattttttttaaatacaaaatttgtaaattataaaaatctattttcaaaattcTACAATTTTTCAAATAGAAATGCCAAgtattatacaatttttttttacgaAATTTCATATTACATAGATAGTTTATTTGGCTTaaattttctcttttaaaatgtATATATTAAGCGTCTATAGTTGGTTTGAATCACAAATTTAGAATAAGACAATGTATATTAATAATAATCTAATAACAGAGGAaaaaaaagcaaaagaaaaagaaaagcacaATCgttgaattaatatatatatatatattttaacagTACTGTAtacaatattttttcaaattcaaaatcacttataattctaaaaataaaaagtacTCAATTAATATGAATATCTTTAATTTACAGTAAAAGTAAAATAGATTTAAAACTTAAACATTAAAGCAGgtatatatctaaatattaatTTATGCAATTCCGTACCTGAGCGATCAAACAATGTATATGCGCTTCGTATCGGCAATTAAAACAACTGTAAATACGAAAGTCTGggtttctttcttcttcacacACATCGCAATAATATTCGTAACAATTATCCTCAACGACTGAATTAAGAAAAGTTAAACTATGTATGTGGTAGTTGAATTTAATGGTTGATGGCAATGGACCGCATATGAAATGGAGGTTAAAATCACATTCCATACAACGAAATAGGAATGCTCGAGTCGAATGAATTTCAGATGTAGCATGATTGTTCAACTCTATATAAGATTTTTGACAAGCATCGCATTTGATATTGTCAAAATATGCTCCTTCCACAAGACAAAGCAAATGATCATGACTTCGACATCTTACAATTATTGCATCGAGAAATGCACATTCGGTACAAACCTTAAAAGTACACCCAATTTCACGACAGCTAAAAACGAGTCTGCAATCCTTTTTATAACAAAGATCACATTGAAGGTTACTGAATTTAAGGGTAAGAGGTTTGTGTGAATGAAAAGGATGTTGAATTTTCTGTGGCAGTTTATCTACACAGGACTTATGAAAAAAATTCAGACATAAATGTGTTGTGCAAGAGTAGGCTGGATAGGAGCAAGGTAA
The Humulus lupulus chromosome 6, drHumLupu1.1, whole genome shotgun sequence DNA segment above includes these coding regions:
- the LOC133781511 gene encoding protein VACUOLELESS GAMETOPHYTES-like; translation: MPLVVEHGDGEDIILGKKCIACQLPCSYPAYSCTTHLCLNFFHKSCVDKLPQKIQHPFHSHKPLTLKFSNLQCDLCYKKDCRLVFSCREIGCTFKVCTECAFLDAIIVRCRSHDHLLCLVEGAYFDNIKCDACQKSYIELNNHATSEIHSTRAFLFRCMECDFNLHFICGPLPSTIKFNYHIHSLTFLNSVVEDNCYEYYCDVCEEERNPDFRIYSCFNCRYEAHIHCLIAQVRNCIN